From the genome of Halorussus caseinilyticus, one region includes:
- a CDS encoding flippase activity-associated protein Agl23, with protein sequence MASKTETSHSAANARKTLTGYASRTQLAVVGVTLVALLARFVSLGTRVAHQDEARVAYWAYRFMETGVYEYRPIVHGPFLTIVDGHLFGLFGASDFTMRLVVALIGGLFPLSALLFRERLRDSETVAMALLLAFNPVLLYYSRFYRNDVLLAGFMLVAFGFFVRAYDHRRPAFLYAGTAAFALAFTTKENALVYPVCWMGAAVLLWDHRLFVERAGERGLLSVAWERIKGTALGVWQWWPHFALAVFEFFAIFVFFYAPRNTDRLSGTDVPGLYEALGNPALLPAVVDEAVLGSWDKFVGQWGGGNEESYLSTAKALWPVMEEGAIVLLALAILGFVVDRYVGERPSDAVSFAAYWGFASVLGYPVIVDNPFPWETIHVIVPLVVPAAVGLALIARLGFESVTEGDALSATAAALVLLVVVGQVGATAVGTSYLDPQSEDNELVQYAQSSSEMKPVLHEVRDVAESNDGIDVMYYGDDPSFDGDNLHAPNPSSHAVPPAGDGWFARLPFAWYMEIYGAETDSVKQAELLKGDDKPPVVIALGDANSCSKEYDDAEDIDKYMDGYERHEVQRYLHDSGCVISTTVVYVDRNATDA encoded by the coding sequence ATGGCATCGAAAACTGAAACCTCACACTCGGCCGCGAACGCCCGCAAGACGCTGACTGGCTACGCCTCCCGGACCCAATTGGCAGTCGTCGGGGTGACGCTGGTGGCCCTGCTCGCGCGGTTCGTGAGCCTCGGGACCCGAGTCGCCCACCAAGACGAGGCGCGGGTCGCGTACTGGGCGTATCGCTTCATGGAGACCGGCGTCTACGAGTACCGGCCCATCGTCCACGGGCCGTTTTTGACCATCGTGGACGGCCACCTGTTCGGTCTGTTCGGCGCGTCGGACTTCACGATGCGCCTCGTCGTGGCGCTCATCGGCGGCCTGTTCCCGCTGTCGGCGCTCCTGTTCCGCGAGCGACTCCGCGACTCCGAGACCGTAGCGATGGCGCTGTTGCTCGCGTTCAACCCCGTCCTGCTCTACTACTCGCGGTTCTACCGCAACGACGTGTTGCTCGCGGGGTTCATGCTGGTCGCGTTCGGCTTCTTCGTCCGGGCCTACGACCACCGACGCCCGGCGTTCCTCTACGCCGGGACCGCCGCGTTCGCGCTGGCGTTCACCACCAAAGAGAACGCGCTGGTCTACCCCGTCTGCTGGATGGGGGCCGCGGTCCTGCTCTGGGACCACCGGCTCTTCGTCGAGCGCGCGGGCGAGCGCGGCCTGCTGTCGGTCGCTTGGGAGCGAATCAAAGGGACCGCGCTCGGCGTCTGGCAGTGGTGGCCCCACTTCGCGCTGGCGGTGTTCGAGTTCTTCGCCATCTTCGTGTTCTTCTACGCGCCGCGCAACACCGACCGACTCTCGGGGACCGACGTGCCGGGTCTCTACGAGGCGCTCGGAAACCCGGCTCTGCTCCCCGCAGTCGTTGACGAAGCCGTCTTGGGGTCGTGGGACAAGTTCGTCGGTCAGTGGGGCGGCGGAAACGAGGAGTCGTACCTCTCGACGGCGAAGGCGCTCTGGCCCGTGATGGAAGAGGGCGCAATCGTCCTGCTCGCGCTGGCCATCCTCGGGTTCGTCGTGGACCGCTACGTTGGCGAGCGACCCAGCGACGCCGTGTCGTTCGCCGCCTACTGGGGGTTCGCCAGCGTCCTCGGCTATCCCGTCATCGTGGACAACCCCTTCCCGTGGGAGACGATTCACGTCATCGTCCCGCTGGTGGTCCCGGCCGCCGTGGGACTCGCGCTGATTGCCCGCCTCGGGTTCGAGAGCGTCACCGAAGGTGACGCGCTCTCGGCGACTGCGGCCGCGCTGGTCCTGCTGGTGGTCGTCGGGCAAGTCGGGGCGACGGCGGTCGGCACCTCTTACCTCGACCCTCAGAGCGAGGACAACGAACTCGTCCAGTACGCCCAGTCGTCCAGCGAGATGAAACCGGTTCTCCACGAGGTCCGCGACGTTGCCGAGTCCAACGACGGCATCGACGTGATGTACTACGGCGACGACCCGAGTTTCGACGGCGACAACCTCCACGCGCCCAACCCGTCTTCGCACGCGGTGCCACCCGCGGGTGACGGCTGGTTCGCCCGCCTGCCGTTCGCGTGGTACATGGAAATCTACGGTGCGGAGACCGACAGCGTGAAACAGGCCGAACTGCTGAAAGGGGACGACAAGCCGCCGGTCGTCATCGCGCTCGGAGACGCAAACTCGTGTTCGAAAGAGTACGACGACGCCGAGGACATCGACAAGTACATGGACGGCTACGAGCGCCACGAAGTCCAGCGATACCTCCACGACAGCGGCTGTGTCATCAGCACGACGGTCG
- a CDS encoding thiolase family protein, with translation MGDDTTPVIAKAIRTPQGKQDGVFADTRSEDLSIPLVDTILDETGLTSDHVDDLMWGVAQQRDEQDNNVARVIALLSDLGESVPAASINRWCASSMQAVISASDAIRAGQRDVIIAGGVENMSRVPMGGGYQGRSIHPRMSEEYNLPGLQMGMTAEKVAEEYEVSREAQDEYAARSHQRAAEATETGRFDDEIVPIETDEGLVEEDEGIRPDTDVETLSGLPSVFVGDGTVTAGNSSQIADGASATLVTSKAFAEDHGLEIMAEVGDNNVVGVDPSVMGIGPVPATKGLLERTGESIEDFDLVELNEAFASQTVYAKNELGVPDEKFNVNGGAIAIGHPLGASGARLPVTLVHEMNKRDAEKGLATLCVGFGQGAAITFER, from the coding sequence ATGGGAGACGACACCACTCCAGTCATCGCTAAGGCAATCCGGACGCCGCAGGGCAAACAAGACGGCGTGTTCGCCGACACCCGGAGCGAAGACCTCTCGATTCCGCTCGTAGACACCATCTTGGACGAGACCGGACTCACGAGCGACCACGTAGACGACCTGATGTGGGGCGTCGCCCAGCAACGCGACGAACAGGACAACAACGTCGCGCGGGTCATCGCGCTCCTGTCGGACCTCGGCGAGTCGGTCCCCGCCGCGTCCATCAACCGGTGGTGCGCGTCCTCGATGCAGGCGGTCATCAGCGCGAGCGACGCCATCCGCGCGGGCCAGCGCGACGTGATTATCGCTGGCGGCGTCGAGAACATGTCTCGGGTCCCGATGGGTGGGGGCTATCAGGGCCGGTCCATCCACCCGCGAATGTCCGAGGAGTACAACCTGCCGGGTCTCCAGATGGGCATGACCGCCGAGAAGGTCGCCGAAGAGTACGAGGTCAGCAGGGAAGCCCAAGACGAGTACGCCGCCCGGAGCCACCAGCGCGCCGCGGAAGCCACCGAGACCGGCCGGTTCGACGACGAAATCGTCCCCATCGAGACCGACGAGGGTCTCGTAGAGGAAGACGAGGGCATCCGCCCGGACACCGACGTAGAGACCCTCTCGGGACTCCCCTCGGTGTTCGTCGGCGACGGCACGGTCACGGCCGGTAACTCCAGCCAAATCGCGGACGGCGCGTCCGCTACTCTCGTCACGAGCAAGGCGTTCGCCGAGGACCACGGTCTCGAAATCATGGCCGAAGTCGGCGACAACAACGTCGTGGGCGTGGACCCGAGCGTGATGGGTATCGGCCCGGTCCCGGCGACGAAGGGCCTGCTCGAACGCACCGGCGAGTCCATCGAGGACTTCGACCTCGTGGAACTCAACGAGGCGTTCGCAAGCCAGACCGTCTACGCCAAGAACGAACTGGGCGTCCCGGACGAGAAGTTCAACGTCAACGGCGGCGCAATCGCCATCGGCCACCCGCTCGGGGCCTCGGGCGCGCGCCTGCCCGTGACGCTGGTCCACGAGATGAACAAGCGCGACGCCGAGAAGGGCTTGGCGACCCTCTGTGTCGGATTCGGGCAGGGTGCGGCGATTACGTTCGAGCGATAG
- a CDS encoding aldehyde ferredoxin oxidoreductase family protein: protein MKHAEGPLLTIDVGEREARTEDVDDVLESFVGGRGVGTKLAHDRVPFDADPLGPENSLFLTTGPLQHSQMSFTGRTSCTGLSPLTGGLLSSNAGGFLSRNVTAAGYGAVEITGASDGLLAVHVTDGGVEFEEVPELEGATVSETGEAMADRHGLGDDQLVVAGPAGENRVRFASIMTTESRAFGRGGLGAVLGAKGVKCVSFDGDAEREVEIDPVSVEVHREAATDHDNPMKEAGTTSVTEYANHVGALPTRYFSELEFEGAADIGGDAVADKKYQKGTCSQCAFACKLPTRDEETGLETEGPEYETVMAFGSNAGVDDVVSVMKSNDLCDELGMDTISCGDVVSAYLAANDEFGNSELIHDLVEKIAHREGVGDLLAEGVARAHDELGVEDWTVKGLEFAAHDGRHLNGQGLAFATSNRGADHMYAEFYSKEYPLVGKDEAVDPDGLDGKPLLVARKENHNAVLDSGIVCKFSRDFVTDERLAKLLDADYETLQEVGARVVELERHFNNQRGFDRADDTLPYDLPDFESALSEYYEVRGWNDDGTVPEVRISGGEGAASADD, encoded by the coding sequence ATGAAACACGCCGAAGGCCCGCTCCTGACAATCGACGTGGGAGAGCGTGAGGCCCGAACCGAGGACGTGGACGACGTACTCGAATCGTTCGTCGGCGGCCGCGGCGTCGGGACGAAACTCGCACACGACCGCGTTCCGTTCGACGCCGACCCGCTCGGCCCGGAGAACAGCCTCTTTTTGACCACCGGCCCGCTCCAGCACTCGCAGATGAGTTTCACCGGCCGGACGAGTTGCACCGGTCTCTCGCCGCTGACCGGCGGTCTGCTCTCCTCGAACGCGGGTGGGTTCCTCTCGCGGAACGTCACCGCGGCGGGGTACGGCGCGGTCGAGATTACCGGTGCGAGCGACGGGTTGCTGGCGGTTCACGTCACCGACGGTGGCGTCGAGTTCGAGGAAGTCCCCGAACTCGAAGGCGCGACCGTCTCTGAGACGGGCGAGGCGATGGCCGACCGCCACGGGTTGGGCGACGACCAACTCGTCGTCGCGGGTCCGGCGGGCGAGAACCGGGTCCGGTTCGCTTCTATCATGACCACCGAGAGTCGCGCGTTCGGCCGCGGCGGGCTCGGCGCGGTCCTCGGCGCGAAGGGCGTCAAGTGCGTCTCGTTCGACGGCGACGCCGAGCGGGAAGTCGAAATCGACCCGGTGTCGGTGGAGGTTCACCGCGAGGCCGCGACCGACCACGACAACCCGATGAAGGAGGCCGGAACCACCAGCGTCACCGAGTACGCCAACCACGTCGGGGCGCTCCCGACGCGCTACTTCTCGGAACTGGAGTTCGAGGGCGCGGCCGACATCGGCGGCGACGCCGTGGCCGACAAGAAGTACCAGAAGGGAACTTGCTCGCAGTGTGCGTTCGCGTGCAAACTCCCGACCAGAGACGAGGAGACCGGTCTCGAAACCGAGGGACCGGAGTACGAGACCGTGATGGCGTTCGGGTCGAACGCGGGCGTGGACGACGTGGTGTCGGTGATGAAGTCCAACGACCTCTGTGACGAACTCGGGATGGACACGATTTCGTGCGGCGACGTGGTGTCTGCGTACCTCGCGGCCAACGACGAGTTCGGCAACTCCGAGTTGATTCACGACCTCGTGGAGAAAATCGCCCACCGCGAGGGCGTCGGCGACCTGCTGGCGGAGGGCGTCGCCCGCGCCCACGACGAGTTGGGCGTCGAGGACTGGACCGTGAAGGGTCTCGAATTCGCGGCCCACGACGGCCGACACCTCAACGGCCAAGGATTGGCGTTCGCCACCTCGAACCGCGGCGCGGACCACATGTACGCCGAGTTCTACTCGAAGGAGTACCCCCTCGTTGGCAAGGACGAGGCCGTGGACCCCGACGGACTCGACGGCAAACCCCTGCTCGTGGCGAGAAAGGAGAACCACAACGCCGTCCTCGACTCGGGCATCGTCTGCAAGTTCTCGCGGGACTTCGTGACCGACGAGCGACTGGCGAAACTCCTCGACGCCGACTACGAGACGCTACAGGAGGTCGGTGCCCGCGTCGTGGAACTCGAACGCCACTTCAACAACCAACGCGGGTTCGACCGGGCCGACGACACCTTGCCCTACGACCTGCCGGACTTCGAGTCCGCGCTCTCGGAGTACTACGAGGTCCGAGGGTGGAACGACGACGGGACGGTTCCCGAGGTCCGGATTTCGGGCGGCGAGGGCGCGGCGAGCGCGGACGACTGA
- a CDS encoding cation:proton antiporter, with translation MAAGSGANLLPIVVAIIGLGVGAQVLADRFQVPSVLFLILAGILVGPEGLKIVTPEAFGGALSTIVGLSVAIIVFEGAFHLTVEKLREAPSATIRLVTLGAIVALVGTAVAVRFALEQPWDVALLVGSLLVATGPTVITPILEVVPARDRVEVALETEGVVNDVTAAILAVVAFEVVREPSPTLGFVVSDFARRLGIGLLVGVVVAGIVWYLLRHVDLSPANAPQNARLITLAGALIAFGAANSLAAEAGIAAVATAGILLGNADLPYKDEIEAFKGDITLLVLSFVFIALAALLEFRNLVALGLGGLVVVFVVALVIRPLAVLASTTGDRYTFNERIFMSVVGPRGIIPASVATLFAVQLQNEGMVAEANVLVGTVFLVILATVVFEGGFARHIAEYLDVIPMRVIIIGGGKVGRSLAERLDDRGENVVIIEKDQEMVQLARSEDFTVHHGDGTDTEVLRNAGADNAKIVVAATGDDDANLLVAQLADSKFDAETVIARANNPDNVDAFEDLGVRTIDASSATAWAIDNVIERPALSNWMTELGRSGDVQEIEITAEDLVGKTISELDDELPKGVLIALVGRDGDTEVPNENFTLQHGDHITLLGRKESVHEAIERCHPTA, from the coding sequence GTGGCAGCCGGAAGTGGCGCGAACCTGTTACCGATTGTCGTGGCAATTATCGGTCTCGGCGTCGGCGCACAGGTGCTGGCGGACCGATTTCAAGTGCCCAGCGTGCTGTTTCTAATCTTAGCGGGAATCTTAGTCGGTCCCGAAGGCCTGAAAATCGTCACGCCAGAGGCGTTCGGCGGCGCGCTCTCGACCATCGTGGGGCTTTCGGTCGCCATCATAGTCTTCGAGGGGGCGTTCCACCTCACGGTGGAGAAACTCCGTGAAGCGCCCTCGGCGACGATTCGCCTCGTGACCCTCGGCGCTATCGTCGCGCTGGTCGGCACCGCCGTCGCCGTCAGATTCGCGCTCGAACAGCCGTGGGACGTGGCGTTGCTCGTCGGGTCGCTACTGGTCGCCACCGGACCGACGGTCATCACGCCCATCCTCGAAGTGGTGCCCGCCCGCGACCGGGTGGAGGTCGCGCTCGAAACCGAGGGCGTCGTCAACGACGTGACCGCGGCGATTCTGGCGGTCGTCGCCTTCGAGGTCGTGCGGGAGCCGTCGCCGACGCTCGGGTTCGTCGTCTCGGACTTCGCGCGGCGACTCGGCATCGGTCTACTGGTCGGCGTCGTCGTCGCCGGAATCGTCTGGTACCTGCTCCGTCACGTCGACCTCTCACCGGCCAACGCACCCCAGAACGCGCGACTCATCACGCTGGCTGGTGCGCTCATCGCTTTCGGTGCCGCCAACTCGTTGGCGGCCGAGGCCGGAATCGCGGCGGTCGCCACCGCGGGCATCCTGCTCGGGAACGCCGACCTCCCCTACAAGGACGAAATCGAGGCGTTCAAAGGCGACATCACCCTGCTGGTCCTGTCGTTCGTGTTCATCGCGCTGGCGGCCTTGCTCGAATTCCGGAATCTGGTGGCGCTCGGACTCGGCGGTCTCGTCGTCGTGTTCGTCGTGGCACTGGTCATCCGGCCGCTGGCCGTCCTCGCCTCGACCACCGGAGACCGCTACACCTTCAACGAGCGCATCTTCATGAGCGTGGTCGGACCGCGTGGCATCATCCCCGCGTCGGTCGCCACCCTGTTCGCGGTCCAACTCCAGAACGAGGGGATGGTCGCCGAGGCCAACGTCCTCGTCGGGACCGTCTTCCTCGTCATCTTGGCGACGGTCGTGTTCGAGGGCGGATTCGCTCGACACATCGCGGAGTACTTGGACGTGATACCTATGCGTGTAATCATCATCGGAGGCGGGAAGGTGGGCCGTTCGCTCGCCGAACGCCTCGACGACCGTGGCGAGAACGTGGTCATCATCGAGAAAGACCAAGAGATGGTACAGTTAGCCCGTAGCGAGGACTTCACGGTCCACCACGGAGACGGTACGGACACCGAAGTCCTCCGGAACGCGGGTGCGGACAACGCGAAAATCGTCGTCGCCGCTACCGGCGACGACGACGCCAACCTGCTGGTGGCCCAACTCGCGGACTCGAAGTTCGACGCCGAAACCGTCATCGCGCGGGCCAACAATCCCGACAACGTGGACGCCTTCGAGGACCTCGGCGTGCGGACCATCGACGCGTCGTCGGCGACGGCGTGGGCCATCGACAACGTTATCGAACGCCCGGCGCTGTCGAACTGGATGACGGAACTCGGTCGGTCGGGCGACGTGCAGGAGATAGAGATTACGGCGGAGGACCTCGTGGGCAAGACCATCTCGGAACTCGACGACGAACTCCCGAAGGGCGTCCTCATCGCGCTGGTCGGCCGCGACGGAGACACCGAGGTCCCCAACGAGAACTTCACGCTCCAGCACGGCGACCACATCACCCTGCTCGGCCGCAAGGAGTCGGTTCACGAGGCCATCGAACGCTGTCACCCGACGGCGTGA
- a CDS encoding N-6 DNA methylase, which yields MSDRGIAERWGRESVSYREFESAARDLLETDDRFRAARAEWETFFTTSHGDVFADADVARPRDDLFVSALYYDFVVDRCIAFAEREFDFRLANPEPRANTDALSFSFRELHRRVTEAADVPDPAADLTADDLRSADTGFLRTLYEGVVPREIRLALGEYYTPRGVAELAVEALDVDDLASATFLDPGCGSGVFAAVCIDRKMSAMAGAPPEEIVENVASSVVGIDLNPVAVKSTKLNYLLSLSPVLEDADAESVELPVFLTDALGLSRDDDLSLAGEAFDPSADYLVGNPPWIPWSRLSEDVKARWRGTYADELDLLPHGGTDARLGHANDDVSLPFVWVCVHRYLTEGGAASFVLKRDVMKGPAGRLLRTLTVGDRPLALDHVHDFNRLRPFGEQVGANAAVYALRADADHSFPIDATSWTAGDAAPDFATAETIRATLDAESTGIVPVDDDTTSAWIREGAERGALGDCDHDIRHGVKDDAQAVFSIDREELADLEPELVYPYLKSRHVVKYGLFGHELRLVPLRKANEDNEAQLREQYPKTYDYLRSNRDALERRSSSWLEKGPFYNVFGLGEYTWSEYKVAWCRLGFKPHFAVVSTVEDDDLGEKQVVPGDHFMFVSTDSEREAHFLCGLLNSAVYQRSLRTVASEGKASLSKTVVSKLNLPEWDGTETQRRLADLSMQAHDIVPEHTDTSKRAYNRKSIPELEAVQAEIDRLVADQFVGEP from the coding sequence ATGAGTGACCGAGGAATCGCCGAGCGTTGGGGCCGCGAGAGCGTGTCGTACAGGGAGTTCGAGAGCGCCGCCCGCGACCTGCTGGAGACCGACGACCGGTTTCGGGCGGCGCGCGCGGAGTGGGAGACGTTCTTCACGACCAGTCACGGCGACGTGTTCGCCGACGCCGACGTAGCGCGCCCGAGAGACGACCTGTTCGTCTCCGCACTCTACTACGATTTCGTCGTGGACCGGTGCATCGCGTTCGCCGAACGCGAGTTCGACTTCCGCCTCGCCAACCCCGAACCCCGTGCGAACACCGACGCCCTGTCGTTCAGCTTTCGGGAGTTACATCGGCGCGTCACCGAGGCGGCCGACGTTCCCGACCCGGCGGCCGACCTGACGGCCGACGACCTTCGGAGCGCCGACACCGGCTTCCTCCGGACCCTCTACGAGGGCGTCGTCCCCCGCGAGATTCGACTGGCGCTCGGCGAGTACTACACCCCGCGCGGGGTCGCCGAACTCGCCGTCGAAGCCCTCGACGTGGACGATTTGGCGAGCGCCACGTTCCTCGACCCCGGATGCGGGTCGGGCGTGTTCGCCGCGGTCTGCATCGACCGAAAAATGTCGGCGATGGCCGGCGCTCCGCCCGAAGAAATCGTGGAGAACGTCGCGTCGTCGGTGGTCGGCATCGACCTGAACCCCGTCGCGGTCAAGAGTACGAAACTGAACTACCTGCTGTCGCTGTCGCCCGTCCTCGAAGACGCCGACGCGGAGTCGGTCGAACTCCCGGTGTTCCTGACCGACGCGCTCGGCCTGAGCAGAGACGACGACCTCTCGCTCGCTGGCGAGGCGTTCGACCCGAGCGCCGACTACCTCGTCGGCAATCCGCCGTGGATTCCGTGGAGTCGCCTCTCGGAGGACGTGAAAGCCCGCTGGCGCGGGACCTACGCCGACGAACTCGACTTGCTCCCCCACGGCGGGACCGACGCCAGACTCGGCCACGCCAACGACGACGTGTCGCTCCCCTTCGTCTGGGTCTGCGTCCATCGCTATCTGACCGAGGGCGGGGCCGCGAGTTTCGTCCTGAAGCGCGACGTGATGAAGGGACCCGCCGGGCGACTCCTCCGGACGCTGACCGTCGGCGACCGACCGCTCGCGCTCGACCACGTTCACGACTTCAATCGACTCCGACCCTTCGGCGAGCAGGTCGGCGCGAACGCCGCAGTCTACGCGCTCCGGGCCGACGCCGACCACTCCTTTCCCATCGACGCCACCTCGTGGACCGCGGGCGACGCCGCGCCCGACTTCGCCACGGCCGAGACGATTCGAGCGACCCTCGACGCCGAATCCACGGGCATCGTCCCGGTGGACGACGACACCACCTCGGCGTGGATTCGGGAGGGGGCCGAACGCGGGGCACTCGGCGACTGCGACCACGACATCCGCCACGGCGTGAAAGACGACGCACAGGCCGTCTTCTCAATCGACCGCGAGGAGTTGGCCGACCTCGAACCCGAGTTGGTCTACCCCTACCTCAAGTCGAGACACGTCGTCAAGTACGGCCTGTTCGGACACGAACTCCGACTGGTTCCGCTCCGGAAAGCCAACGAGGACAACGAGGCGCAACTGCGCGAGCAGTACCCGAAGACCTACGACTACCTCCGGAGCAACCGGGACGCGCTCGAACGCCGCTCGTCGTCGTGGCTGGAGAAGGGACCGTTCTACAACGTCTTCGGACTCGGCGAGTACACGTGGAGCGAGTACAAGGTCGCGTGGTGCCGACTCGGGTTCAAGCCCCACTTCGCGGTCGTCTCGACAGTCGAGGACGACGATTTGGGCGAGAAACAGGTCGTCCCCGGCGACCACTTCATGTTCGTTTCGACCGACAGTGAGCGGGAAGCCCACTTCCTCTGTGGCCTGCTCAACTCGGCGGTCTACCAGCGGTCGCTCCGGACCGTCGCCTCCGAGGGAAAAGCCAGTCTCTCGAAGACGGTGGTCTCGAAGCTGAACCTTCCGGAGTGGGATGGCACCGAGACTCAGCGCCGACTGGCCGACCTCTCGATGCAGGCACACGACATCGTGCCCGAACACACCGACACGTCCAAGCGCGCCTACAACAGAAAGTCGATACCCGAATTGGAGGCTGTACAGGCCGAAATCGACCGCCTCGTCGCGGACCAGTTCGTGGGCGAGCCGTGA